The Candidatus Binataceae bacterium genomic sequence GCGACTCCTGGCGACTAATACGGCTGGCGATCCACATTCTGCAGGAGGACCGTCGGTATCTGAATCTCTCGCCCAAGGGCGAGCCACGGCTCGGGCCGCGCGGCTTGTTCGCGGACGCCGAGCGACTGGGACTGCTGTGGATTTTGAATTTGTCCGACGGACTGCACACACTTCTGGACATCGCCGAGCGCTCGCATATGCCTTTCTGGACCTTGCACGAGGGTGCGCGCCGGCTCGAGGAGAGCGGACTCTTGCGAGAGGTGAGCGAACGTGACCCGGCCTGAGAACGGATCCTTCCACGAAGCGACGGCGCTCGTGACCGGCGCAGCGGGATTCATCGGCAGCGCCGTCAGCGCGCGTCTGGCCGCAAGCGGGGCCGTCGTCCATTCGGTGAGCCGCCGCCCCAATGGCCCCGCTTCGGCGCAGCACCACTGGAGTCTCGACATGTCGGATTCATCCGCGGTCATAAAACTCATCAACAGCGTACGGCCCGACTATGTATTCCATCTCGCAAGCCACGTTTGGGGTGCGCCTGACCTTAAGCACTTTCTACCGACGTTTCACAGCAACCTGCAGAGCAGCGTCAACCTGTTTTACGCGCTGGCGGAGACGGGCTGCAAGCGCGTCATCACGACCGGTTCGCTCGTCGAGCCCGATGCTGGTTCCGGCCAAAGCATTCCGAACTCTCCGTATGCCGCCGCAAAATGGGCCAGCGCCAGTTACGCGCGCATGTCTCACGCTCTTTACCAGTTGCCCGTCGCGATCGCGCGCGTATTCATGGTCTATGGGCCGGCGCAGCAGGACGAGGGCAAACTTGTTCCGTACGTCATTCGCTGCCTGCAGCGTGGGCAGGCGCCGATGATTTCCAGCGGACGGCATGTAATTGACTGGGTGTTCGTCGACGATGTCGTCGAAGGCTTCATGAAAATGGCGACCAGCGAGGACATCGGCGGCCAGTCGGTCGACCTGGGCACGGGAATTCAGACGACGACGGCCGACCTGGTCGAAACGCTGTGCGACCTGATGGGCGGCAACATTCGGCCGGTTTACGGGGCGCTCCCCGATCGCCCTCTGGAGCCGGTGCGCGTGGCCGATCGCGAGCGGGCGTTCGCGCAGATCGGCTTTCGATCCCAGGTCCCCCTGCGCGAGGGTCTGCAGCGCACGATCAACTGGTACAACACTCATCCCGCGCCCGCGGCGGAAGAGAAACAACATGTCTGAGAAGTTGATAGCGGTCCTGGGGACCGGGATGTCAGGGTTCGGCGCCGCTTACACGCTCGACGCCGCGCGCCGCCCGTTCGTGAGCTACGACAAGAACGATTACCTGGGCGGGCATACACGTTCGTTCCGCTACGACGGCGGGTTCGTTCTCGATGAAGGCGGACACATCTCCTTCACGAAGCACCAGCACGTCAAGGACATTCTAGCCAACAGCGTTGCGGGTGATTTTGAGGAGCGTACGCTCGCCATCGACAATTACTGGCACGGTCTGCGCATTCCACATCCGGTACAAACCAACCTGCGCGGCCTACCGGCCGATCTGGTGCGCCGGATCATTGCCGATTTCGATCTGGCAGCCGCACAATCGACGCCAGATCCGAAAACGCAGACCTATGCCCAATGGCTGCACACGACATACGGCAAGACCTTCGCCGAGACATTTCCGATCGTCTACGGCACGAAGTATCACACGACGACAATGGACCGGCTCGTGACGGATTGGATAGGTCCGCGCATGTATCGGCCGAGCCGGGAGGAGATGCTGCGCAGTGCGACAGACGGACCGGTTCCGGGCTCGCATTACGTCGATGCGTTTCGCTACCCATCGCACGGCGGCTTCATGACCTACCTGGAGCCATTTGCCCGAAGCTGCGATGTGCGGCTGAATCACAAAGTCGTGGGAATCTGCCCGCAAGCGCGACAGTTGCGCTTCGCCAACGGCACGGTTGCCGCTTATTCCGAACTGATCTCCTCCGTGCCGCTGCCCGATCTGGTTCCCATGATTGACGGAGTGCCGGCTGAAATCGTCGCGGCGGCGGAGCGCCTCGCGTTCACAACGGCGGCGCTGTTCAATTTCGGAATCGACCGCGAGGATTTATCCGAAACGGCGATCACCTATTTTTACGATGAGGACATAGTGTTCTCCCGCGTCAACCTGCCGCATATGTTCTCGCCGCACAATGCACCGCCAGGGTGCGGCACCATCCAGGCCGAGATCTACTTTTCGGACAAATACAAACCGCTGCGGGGAAGTCCCAACGACTACGTGCCGGAAGTGGTCGCCGGATTGCGGCGCTGCGGCTTCATCCGCGAAGGGGACCGGATCCTTCTGCAGGAAACCTCGATCAACCGCTATGCAAATGTGATCTACGACTTGGATCGCGCCGCGGCGGTCAAGGCGATTCATGGCTTTCTCGATGAGCAGCGGATTTTCTATTGCGGGCGCTACGGAGATTGGAATCACGCCTGGACGGACCAGGCGTTCATCAGCGGTGAGAACGCCGCGCGTAAGGTTCTCGAGCGCCTCTGATCTGGTAGCGGCCCGCAGCCGCCGCCACGTCGTTCGGTTTCTGTCGCGATTCGACCGAAGCGCAGCCGGACGGCGTGCCCGCCCATCTCACAAACCT encodes the following:
- a CDS encoding SDR family NAD(P)-dependent oxidoreductase; the protein is MTRPENGSFHEATALVTGAAGFIGSAVSARLAASGAVVHSVSRRPNGPASAQHHWSLDMSDSSAVIKLINSVRPDYVFHLASHVWGAPDLKHFLPTFHSNLQSSVNLFYALAETGCKRVITTGSLVEPDAGSGQSIPNSPYAAAKWASASYARMSHALYQLPVAIARVFMVYGPAQQDEGKLVPYVIRCLQRGQAPMISSGRHVIDWVFVDDVVEGFMKMATSEDIGGQSVDLGTGIQTTTADLVETLCDLMGGNIRPVYGALPDRPLEPVRVADRERAFAQIGFRSQVPLREGLQRTINWYNTHPAPAAEEKQHV
- a CDS encoding FAD-dependent oxidoreductase; this encodes MSEKLIAVLGTGMSGFGAAYTLDAARRPFVSYDKNDYLGGHTRSFRYDGGFVLDEGGHISFTKHQHVKDILANSVAGDFEERTLAIDNYWHGLRIPHPVQTNLRGLPADLVRRIIADFDLAAAQSTPDPKTQTYAQWLHTTYGKTFAETFPIVYGTKYHTTTMDRLVTDWIGPRMYRPSREEMLRSATDGPVPGSHYVDAFRYPSHGGFMTYLEPFARSCDVRLNHKVVGICPQARQLRFANGTVAAYSELISSVPLPDLVPMIDGVPAEIVAAAERLAFTTAALFNFGIDREDLSETAITYFYDEDIVFSRVNLPHMFSPHNAPPGCGTIQAEIYFSDKYKPLRGSPNDYVPEVVAGLRRCGFIREGDRILLQETSINRYANVIYDLDRAAAVKAIHGFLDEQRIFYCGRYGDWNHAWTDQAFISGENAARKVLERL